GTTGTTACCATCATCAGTTATactataatattaatacagTTCAAAATGCAGGCGATGTTGGAGGAAAAATAGGCCTACTCAACGTTTAAATTTATCAAGCAACGGCAAAAGCTCAACAAAAGCTTAAAGCTTAACATTTAAGAAAGTCGTTAATTCAAGAATGTTACTGGTACATTTTAATTCCATATGAAAAGAGTTTATTGATACATTTATACTATTATTGTTTCGGTAATCGCAGTCGAGCAAAGACAACTGCAACTTCAACGATCAATTATCTTAACCTAAGccttattaaacattttatgtttgttgttgctgttagttGTACTCATAATTAGTGTAAAGTGTTATTGCGACATTCGGCTTATGATTAAGTGTGTTTTTATATGCTATATATTGCTTATCACCTACTGCTAAATATCTGCCTACCCATGACCCATCAGTGTTCTACTAACTTACACAACTATTCAAATGTACTTTTATAgctataatacatatattgtagTTAGATTTTCATTCTCGTGAAATGTTCAGTTTCGTACTTCTTGTTTGCATTTGGATTTTTGTCATATAAcaatcattttcaaattcgTAATCACAGACTGAATAACTGGAATAACTTATGCAATATTTAACTAGACAACAAATTAGCTATTTAAAATGGACAATCGCCCTCTGATAACCAAACAAATGACCAAACCAACAAAGTCTATTGGTTGACAAATCTCAACTGTGTGGAagaaaatattgtatgtatatgtacgtatatgtttataataaaagataCAATAATGCCGTTGGCAGTTAGATTTACAATTAGTTTAAGGTAAGGCTCCATACACTGATGATTAATTATACAGAATAGAGTTCTATGCatgtatagatatattcatattggtttttaaaataataacatattgGAAGGACACTGGTGGTCTTATACACATACAAGGTCTTACAGTCTATGCAAATTGCTAATTACTTGGGCTAACTAGTCAAAACATGTCCATGTTGTCGGTCATGTAGCTCAGCAGGtagtacaaataaataaatagacacACTGTAGGCAGGAGATAATTCAGCAGTAGGTTAACTATTATCCCGTCCCATGCTTTCCGTTCTCGAACAGGCCTTTCTTGAAAAAAGACGACAGCTGTACGAGCGAGGCACGGGTGAGGCCCGGTCCACCAGGTCCGGCATAGATTGGGCATTGCGGTATCTTCGAGCAGACGACAAAAAGGCGTCGCAGGTAGAGCTCCAACAGACGGCGACGATGCTTTGCCACGGGCTCACTGTTAGAGGCGAAAAGTTCCCGGCGTGGGAAGGGCAATGCAGAGatctacaacaaaaaataattgattacaacaaaaatatagcCAGAGAATGATTGCAGACTTGCCGTGGCGCCATAGCAGTGCTTCATGCACAGATGCAACTCGCGAAAGCGACTATATCGACGCAATATGTTGAGCTTGCCATCTGGAAGTGCAATGCGCACCTCGTACTCGTAGTGAGTTTGTTTGCCAGCTCCGCGCATAACAAATGTTGGTATGGTTATAAAGTGTTCGCCTTCAGCTATGAACACAACAAACGATctaattagttttaaagttCACTGAGACTTTAATCGTTTACTTACAAAACTCGCTAATGGAGCAACACGATCTGATCGTGCCTGGCGGATATATTTCCGAGTTGGAACTGGTCATCTGGGTGGCTCGATCTTCCTCACAGCACGTAGAATGCGTCTCAAGATCCTGCACCGATTGCAGCATATTCTGTTCCAATTGAATGTAGCTTCGTTGCAGATCCTGCAAATCGGCAATCTGCTCATCCAGCTCTGTTTTGTTAACATCCGATTCGAGATTCTTCATAATCAATGCCTTTTGTGCAGCAATCTTGCATCGCATTACATGTAGCGGGCAGTAAGATCGTGACATTCTTGTGCTTCGGGCATTTTCGCCGGACGAACAGGAGCATGTCTCCTCATCGCTACGCTTATTACCgttgactttattttgaagTTGCGCCGGATTGCGACTGTCCAATTCGACGCCACTGTCGCTCATCTGCTGACCAACTGAGATGCTGCCACTTCCGCTGCTGGGACCCGCCGTGCAGGTGCGCGAAGCATCCTCGCTGCTTCCTGATAAGTCATCCTTGCGCGTATCCTGAGTATCATATCCGGCCTCACACGAGTAATTGCTCAGCGGCGACTGCTGTCCCTCCGTGATTGTGGGCGACGAGAAGTCAGAGTGGAAAGTATCACATGTTTTATACGTGTCCGACTTGGACACATCGTCCATATCATTAGAGTTCTGCGCCTGCAATTGCAGGCTCAGTTTTTTTGATCGATTTGCCTGGGATTCTCTCTCGCTTTCAGCACGCTCCTGACACAGGCGCTCCAATTGCGCTTGGATTTCTAGCAAGGCCTCATCCACTTCTGCGATTTTATTGGTGCTTGCATTAAGTATGCGTTCCTTCTCGGCTATCTGTTCGTCCAGCCGGCATATCTCCTCATTCTGCAagacaattcaatttattcgAGTAacttttctgcattttttttttcatacttacgTTTCTTCGCACCGTATCCTTGATGATCCAAAACGAATTTAGTGACTCGGACACCTTTAGCAAAAGATCATCGTTTAGCGGAGTGCCTTCCTCAATCTTTATGCCCatctgtaaaataaataagtttaacaTTTCAACAGCAACGTTTTTGGACAagcaaatgaatatatatttaaataagaaaaattataaagaaagcaaacaaaccTCATCCAGTGTGCCACAATCATGCAGTTCCTGCAATTCTTTCGCTACATACTCAGAGAAATCACGTTTCTTAGAGTCGAGCTGCGTTTGAAACGCCAAAATTTGCCTACACACAATGTCGATctaaaacgaaaatgaaacgaacagaaaagtaataaaaaaaaagtccaaaacatacaaaaaactataatctaagcataaaataacaaacacaaGAATCTGTTCCATGCGAATTATAGTCGATCATACAGGACGCACCTGAACCTTCTCGTTATTCTTTTCCCAGAGGAGCATTTCCTTGCGGGCAATAAGTTCCTGTTCGCGACAGTTCAATATCTGCATGCCATCCAATTTGTCCAGCTCAAGGCGCCTCAGTTCCTTCGTCAACTGATTCACCTTCGCCTTGTACTGATCGTGCATCTGAACGCGCTCCTGACAAGGTGGAAAGCATGTATAATAATGATTAGGTCGATCTTGACGCTTTACTTACCACATTCAGCTGTTTCAAGGCATTCTCAATGGTGTCAAGTATTTTGCGATTTTCATCTTGCAGTTCGGGATCATCGCGGGAAATGGGTTGTTGTGGAAAATACTGAGTGCGTTTATGGGGCGATGAAATGCTGCCCGTCATGGTATCCTTTTCAATATCCGGCAAATTCTCCCTGGACGAGGTAAGCAGATTTGATTGTGATAGATAGATATCCAACCTCGAACGTGTTAAGTCCTTGCGCAGCTTCTCTGCTTCGCTGGGATTGTTAAATCGAAATATTTTGTTGCGTCCCAGCAGTATATAGTCCCCCTGTGAGATCTGCTTAGGCTTGTCGATAGAAATGTTATTCACCGCGCATTGAGCTTGG
The genomic region above belongs to Drosophila innubila isolate TH190305 chromosome 3R unlocalized genomic scaffold, UK_Dinn_1.0 2_E_3R, whole genome shotgun sequence and contains:
- the LOC117792918 gene encoding kinesin-like protein Klp98A isoform X2, giving the protein MSSLKVAVRVRPFNSREKEMDSELIVEMENKKTRLVKPRLQSIRDAGRESHHDFTFDYSYWSFNAEDSHFATQEQVYNDLGTDVVDCAYEGYNACVFAYGQTGSGKTFTMMGTPKNPGLIPRICEELFARMRVSQESGTGYRTHASYLEIYNEKVKDLLATQNTGHSLRVREDPKLGPYVVSLSQHAVSAFEEIQECIARGNARRTTASTNMNDTSSRSHAIFTITFVQAVFMNDMPSETVSKIHLVDLAGSERANATGATGDRLKEGAHINKSLVSLGSVISALAEQSSAAIMHNSTSMATTPNSATKRVLYIPYRDSILTFLLKDSLGGNSKTIMIAALSPADCNYSETLSTLRYANRAKNIINTPTVNEDANVKLIRELREEINKLKSMLTGDTPSLKVLADLQKKEAQEKVLTEEWTEKWKVAQSILQEQKSLGLRKLGVGVVLDSEIPHLIDIHNDMTTGVTLYSLKEGETCIGTEDAEVAPHIELVGDDIRPQHCKIVVKGGVATLHPYPQAQCAVNNISIDKPKQISQGDYILLGRNKIFRFNNPSEAEKLRKDLTRSRLDIYLSQSNLLTSSRENLPDIEKDTMTGSISSPHKRTQYFPQQPISRDDPELQDENRKILDTIENALKQLNVERVQMHDQYKAKVNQLTKELRRLELDKLDGMQILNCREQELIARKEMLLWEKNNEKVQIDIVCRQILAFQTQLDSKKRDFSEYVAKELQELHDCGTLDEMGIKIEEGTPLNDDLLLKVSESLNSFWIIKDTVRRNNEEICRLDEQIAEKERILNASTNKIAEVDEALLEIQAQLERLCQERAESERESQANRSKKLSLQLQAQNSNDMDDVSKSDTYKTCDTFHSDFSSPTITEGQQSPLSNYSCEAGYDTQDTRKDDLSGSSEDASRTCTAGPSSGSGSISVGQQMSDSGVELDSRNPAQLQNKVNGNKRSDEETCSCSSGENARSTRMSRSYCPLHVMRCKIAAQKALIMKNLESDVNKTELDEQIADLQDLQRSYIQLEQNMLQSVQDLETHSTCCEEDRATQMTSSNSEIYPPGTIRSCCSISEFSEGEHFITIPTFVMRGAGKQTHYEYEVRIALPDGKLNILRRYSRFRELHLCMKHCYGATISALPFPRRELFASNSEPVAKHRRRLLELYLRRLFVVCSKIPQCPIYAGPGGPGLTRASLVQLSSFFKKGLFENGKHGTG
- the LOC117792918 gene encoding kinesin-like protein Klp98A isoform X1; this translates as MSSLKVAVRVRPFNSREKEMDSELIVEMENKKTRLVKPRLQSIRDAGRESHHDFTFDYSYWSFNAEDSHFATQEQVYNDLGTDVVDCAYEGYNACVFAYGQTGSGKTFTMMGTPKNPGLIPRICEELFARMRVSQESGTGYRTHASYLEIYNEKVKDLLATQNTGHSLRVREDPKLGPYVVSLSQHAVSAFEEIQECIARGNARRTTASTNMNDTSSRSHAIFTITFVQAVFMNDMPSETVSKIHLVDLAGSERANATGATGDRLKEGAHINKSLVSLGSVISALAEQSSAAIMHNSTSMATTPNSATKRVLYIPYRDSILTFLLKDSLGGNSKTIMIAALSPADCNYSETLSTLRYANRAKNIINTPTVNEDANVKLIRELREEINKLKSMLTGDTHSLQPSLKVLADLQKKEAQEKVLTEEWTEKWKVAQSILQEQKSLGLRKLGVGVVLDSEIPHLIDIHNDMTTGVTLYSLKEGETCIGTEDAEVAPHIELVGDDIRPQHCKIVVKGGVATLHPYPQAQCAVNNISIDKPKQISQGDYILLGRNKIFRFNNPSEAEKLRKDLTRSRLDIYLSQSNLLTSSRENLPDIEKDTMTGSISSPHKRTQYFPQQPISRDDPELQDENRKILDTIENALKQLNVERVQMHDQYKAKVNQLTKELRRLELDKLDGMQILNCREQELIARKEMLLWEKNNEKVQIDIVCRQILAFQTQLDSKKRDFSEYVAKELQELHDCGTLDEMGIKIEEGTPLNDDLLLKVSESLNSFWIIKDTVRRNNEEICRLDEQIAEKERILNASTNKIAEVDEALLEIQAQLERLCQERAESERESQANRSKKLSLQLQAQNSNDMDDVSKSDTYKTCDTFHSDFSSPTITEGQQSPLSNYSCEAGYDTQDTRKDDLSGSSEDASRTCTAGPSSGSGSISVGQQMSDSGVELDSRNPAQLQNKVNGNKRSDEETCSCSSGENARSTRMSRSYCPLHVMRCKIAAQKALIMKNLESDVNKTELDEQIADLQDLQRSYIQLEQNMLQSVQDLETHSTCCEEDRATQMTSSNSEIYPPGTIRSCCSISEFSEGEHFITIPTFVMRGAGKQTHYEYEVRIALPDGKLNILRRYSRFRELHLCMKHCYGATISALPFPRRELFASNSEPVAKHRRRLLELYLRRLFVVCSKIPQCPIYAGPGGPGLTRASLVQLSSFFKKGLFENGKHGTG